Part of the Parambassis ranga chromosome 16, fParRan2.1, whole genome shotgun sequence genome, GGGGCCtcgcctcctctgctgctccttctgTCCCTGTCTCTGGGGGCAAaggtcctgctgctggtgggGATGTGGGTGTGGATGGTGCAGGGTGGAGCTCTGCAGGGAGGCAGCTCTTGCTGGAAGTAACACGTCACAGCGTGCTAACAGCTCAGAGCCTCAGCAGGTCACGGACCCATCTCCATGCACTTGATTAAtcagattgattgattgattgattgattgattgatttgacTTAaattgatgatgatgtttaaatgtttgtcttattgtacaaaaaaacacagcagcagcagtcacacaatAAAAGTTTTAATAAGTGGTACATGTTAAATCATTGATCAgatcacaacaaacaacaattaATTCCTGATTAATATGACTCattgattaaaaacacaacctTAAATCTAATCAATAAAGTGACACACCAGCCGAGCGAGCGGCTTCATGTTGTCAGTTTGTATGTTAGCGGATCAGTTTTTCTCTCAGCATTTTGGGATTAAAATCAGAATATCTAAGAAAGATCAGATTATTTAATCTCTaatctgcaggagctgctgtaaGAGCAGTGAAATTCCTCTATTGATTACACATCAGGCTACACTGAGTTAGTGGAAGTAATGTATGTGTTAAAGTTCTGGGTGAGGAACTGACGGGCTGCTTTCACGCTTCCTGTCCCGGCCTGGTTTCTGGTGCCCCCTACTGGTTCAGGGGTAGGATGTACGGTTTGTCGTAGCAGACGGGTTGGATGTCCTTACAGCAGTCCTCGTCCTCCCAGTCGAAGTCCATGTTTTTCACGGTCATCCTGGCACACTGGCCCTCGTCCGCGGCGCCGGGCTCCCGCTCGCCCCAGTCGGTGTTGTTGACGCCCTGCCCGTCCACCCAGTACCACTCCCCGGTGAAGGAGCTCCGCCGCATGCCGATCCACAGCTCCTTCACGCTGCTCCTCTGCGCCACCCTCTGGTAGATCTGCTGCCGCAGGCCAGGATCTGGGAGGGTGACCATCATTAGGTTGTTGTCTCTGCAGTACTTCAGAGATTCACGCCAGCCGTCGGCGACCTCTCCGATTTTTATGACCTCAGGAACCACGGCGCAGCCTCTGATGTCTGTGTAACAAAGACAAGGGACAAACAGGGATTAAAGCTGCGAGCAGGGATTATCAGGCCTCAGCTAGCTTCGTACCGTGGCGGCTCTGTACCTGGGGATTTACTGATGACAGCCGCTGGGTTCCCAAACAGGCCGCCGTCCTTCGTTCCACCAAAATAGACGGCCATTGTGGTGGAAGGGTGCCAGATGATGTTTTTGTTCGGCTGCAGGTCGATACGTGCTGAGACATAATCTGTGCCTTTTAGCTCCTCCCACTGTGCGTTGCTCAAAGGAGCGCTTCCAAAACGAACGTCGGCCTTGAAGTCCTTGTGGACCACGATGATGGCGAAGGTCTCCGTGTCAGGGTGGTCAGGGACGGCGTAGCAGGCGGCAAAGTCCGTCTCAGGAATCAGCGTGAGCAGTAACCCCGGGCGGTAGAGGGTGGCGGTGCCGGCCACCTTTATGACCGGCGAGTCCAGTTTGAAGTCTTTTATGTTGCTGGAGTTCTTCTCTGACAGAAGAACAGAAGCCTTGCCCTCCTCAGCCACGCCCCGAGGGATGAGGAACTTCAGTTCCTGCTCTCCGGCAGCCGGCAGCATGTTGTACAGCGCCCCACAGGTGCAGTTTTGCCTGACGGCACATGGATGACCAAAAATGACCGCCACCGGTTTCACAGCCGTCACAGCTCGCCAGGCACTCCTATCCTCTATCCAGACCTGTCTCACCTGCCGGGGTTGAATGGACAGTGTCCTGCTGGACCCACCTTCCAGGGTCACGGTGTTTGGCTGGTTGTCGTTGACGATGATGAGTCTGAAGGGGGATCTTTCCGTCACGTTCATGGTGACAAGGCTCTCGGGATCAGTGGTTCCTTCGATCTTTGGCACCGGCGGGATGAAGTACCTGGTGCTGAGCTTGTCGGCCGGGATGACCACAGCTGAATGCGCGCTGTTGTGCTTCAGGCCGATGGCTTGAACGGCGATGCTCCTGTTGCTCTGAATTTCTAAAATCTTCTCGGAGGTTTCCGTTTTGCCGAGTTCCATCCTGGCATCAAATGTGAATTTCCGGGACTGCCCGGCTTCCATGACTGTTGTGTCAGTGCTGTAGTTGTACTGTTTGAAGGTGACTGTGGTGGAGTCATACAAGGCCGTGATGTAGACGAAGATATCGGGCGGAGTGGGATGATAGTAGGCGATGCTCTCTGGATAAACCATGATGAatctctgacctgtgtggtcgTCCAGGGGAGTGACTGGAGGAGAATAACATGACTTTAACCCTTTGTTTGACAGTTAATGCTTCAGTCTGTTTATACATGTGTTCACTTCggctcatcatcatcctcacttcTGAACTGTGTCTGTATCAAGCAGGAGCTGAATGtgacagaaactgcagttccccctgcagcctctgggggctgccTCTAACAGTGAGTCCATACTGATAAACCTCCGTATAAAGATGTCTGATATATAAACATGTCTACATGCATCATCAGGGGCATGGCCACttttataccccgttcacactgggggaaaaaatctggctaaagcgggattcgggcctatccagatgttttctttctgagtgtgaacacctcgaacctggctgtatccagtttgatttcaatccgagaggtggatctagccggattggctcaaatgtggctaaggtgtgaacgcaaatgtggcgagcgaatccggctagtgacatgctacttccggttggcaacatgctacttccggttagcgatgtgctacttccggttcacggggcgcgacacgggacaaaaaaacgcacaacgcatgcgcacacgcggtcctaccgcgacctgaacggactctgtatattacgaggcgccacctagtggtttggaggaccacaaacacactggatgaagccggattgagtgcggacacaagtgtgtgctagccagatttggaaataggtctgaacacatccagcttaaaggctgtctggactcaatcctactctagctggattgactttctccagtgtgagcGGGGCCTTATTAGTGACAGGTGAAAAACTCCAGATGGAGGCCTGTGGAGTGTGACTCACTGCTGCCTCCAGTGGACGCtttaggaactgcagttttttgacACACCCTTTACTCGGATCGCACCAAAAGCAGTTCAAGAGGCACTTGTAGGGTTTACCTGAGGTCAGCGCTGccaccagcaggtggaggaggcggaggagctTCAGACACATGATCAGCAGTCTGAGATAAACCTTAACAAACAAATCAGTGTGaatgacccacacacacacaacgatCAGCTGCAGGACATTCAGACCTCTgacaaaacaacatgaaaacattttaaccACATGTTTAAACCAGATtattaaaaacatcatcatcatttagcaAAGTCACTAAAAGAATAAGGCGATAATCACAAACAAAGTGACCTAAGAACTGATTCGACAGCATGGATGTAGCTCTTTGTGTTATTACTAAAGACAAGATATATTAACATCATAAAGTAAATACTGATCAGACCAAATCATTTGCTGTGTTACCTGAACGCGTCGTCGTCAGCGGCCGAGTGTTCTTCAgactcttcttctctgcttcatATACTGAGAAACATTTGTCAGTCAAACTTCGCCTCATTTGGAACATGTTTGCATGAGATGTTTTTcacccggtgtgtgtgtgtgtgtgtgtgtgtgtgtgtgtgtgtgtgtgaaccctcCCTGGTCAGGTGACGTCTTTTCTTATGAGGACAGTCAGAGAAAGTGCTGATGGGTTTTTTCGTGAACAACATGAAACAGCAGAAGCTTCAGTGTGAGGATGCCTCTCTCCTCTTAAATAATTACACTCATTGTAATTACATGgaaacatctctgcttctgaGGTGAcgctctgtgtgagtgtgagcagagctgcaggtttctgttttcttgtttattcTTTGAAAGTCAAATCAGTTCCTGACTTTTATGGAGCTCGTTTCCATTTCATCTGCAGCCTGCGCTGACTTCTGTGACTCAGTCACACAGTTTAAACTGAAGCTGACGTCTCGCTTCGTCTTTAGTCATCATAACATTTATTATTTCACTCAGATTGATCGTTTCAGGCCCCACAGGAAGAGTTTCTTCCACAGGGCGGCGCTGTTTCACTCTCAGTAATCAATCATATCAATCATCAGCTCCTGCACAACACATTTCTGTCATCaatctttaaataaacacacacacacacacacacacagcagtataaACAAAGGAGTAAAGAAACACCAGGGAAATAAAACATGTACATATAGTCATAGAAAAGTCCTATAATTAAAACTTCCAAGATGAGATACAAAGTActaaaacattaataaataataacaataaaagcaTCTTAAAAAGTGAgtgaagaaataaataaaataaaataaaccacatcaaTAAAGTACACAGTAAAATGGCAGATAAAGGgtaaatagtaataataataataataataataatagtaaatagTTATCATTATAATTTAAGGGTCACATGACACCTCAACATGTTTAAGTTTAGATCAGTACCAGAGGATCTGAGGGGTCCAAAGGGTCAGACCAGATAAACAGATGGATCAGGACTAACAGGAGATCTATAACCCAGGAAACATAAATCATAACAGCGAGGTTCGTTGTGATTCACGTGGTTATTTGCCTGTAAAATGCTTTAATTTTAGTTCTTTTTGAATCTTGGCTGTAATCTGAGCTTCGATCAGAGTCATTGTCCTCCGCGCCAGCAGGTGGCGGTGATGTGACGTCACCGACAGATttggagcagaagaagaagtcgCAGCAGCTGCACGTGTGGTCACGCTGCTGCGTGCGTTCAGAGCGCGTCGGAGCCGAAGAGAAACACGCAGACCCCGCAGACCCCGCAGGTTCACGCTTTCTGCCCGAAAACATGAGGCCAGGTACGGTAAAGGCTGCTCGGAGAGCGGGGTTGTGTCGCTGTTGTTACGTAGAGCTCGAGGTTTTGTAGCTTATTTAGCATTTTCgtggtgttagtgtgtgtccGGCCTGTGCCGCCACGCTGCTCCGCAAACACCACGCGGAACTGTTGTTTAGCTGAAAGAAACTCCTCGTCTGAATTCAACAGTCTCTCTTTAAAGCAGCTAAAACGTGAATTAAAAGCAGCGTCAGCGTCGGTTTGTGATGAACAGTTAGCGGCTGCTGCGCAGCGCTCAGCACGTGTTGCAGAGAGAACCCGCAGCTCGACGAGAAAACACGCAGCAGTCAGGAGACAGTGGAACAGTTCTGTCTCCAGGTCAGGGTTTGAATCCCTGACGACACGTGGAGGCTCGCTGGCTGCTTTTAGGAGCTCAGTGTCCGCAAAAAGAGACGTAACTCCCCAAAACTTAGCTGTAGCTACGGCTAAAGCTAAAGCTAGCACCGACCCCGGCGCCGTGCAGCCTGCACGCGTCCGCCGCAAAACAGGACTTTTAAAACCTTTTAATAGTTCAGTTAAACTGACTTGTGTGTTGTAGAACATGTGTCGCGTCCCCGCGATGTAATGGGAACGATTTAGAAACACGCACgaacttttattttattcataaacATTTGGATTTTTTGTCCTTGCCGTGtataatgtttatatttatttagtctTCTACGCAGCGTGCTGTTAAACTGTCAGTTCAGACACATGTTTTCAGAGTTTTCATGACTCCACGTTTCGTTTAAAACCCCCAGAAAAGTCAGAGCCCGAAACCCGGAAATGGAAAGGCTACGACTTCCGGTCGCGCATCCTGACGTCAGTTTTGTTAATAAAAGTAAACACCTCACAGGTGATTTAAAAGTTTTTACTACACAGACTACAAACGTCATCAGCGTGTTCTGTAGACGTttctttaaactttatttaaataagatTCTTTAACAGGACAACAAGAACACAGAGAGATGGTGGGGTCATAGTTGGACAATAAAAGGTTTTAATAACCATTAAAAAGTGATATTTAAGTTTGTTTATGatctatattatattatatctcCACCTCTGAATATGGAAATAAGATTTTAACAGACAAGAAGCTGGGAGGGTAGACGGGATCAGACTGTGCCACCTAGAGCCTCTTTGCTCTGTCCATGTATTTGTAGGCGCCACCTGTACATC contains:
- the LOC114448131 gene encoding uncharacterized protein LOC114448131 encodes the protein MCLKLLRLLHLLVAALTSVTPLDDHTGQRFIMVYPESIAYYHPTPPDIFVYITALYDSTTVTFKQYNYSTDTTVMEAGQSRKFTFDARMELGKTETSEKILEIQSNRSIAVQAIGLKHNSAHSAVVIPADKLSTRYFIPPVPKIEGTTDPESLVTMNVTERSPFRLIIVNDNQPNTVTLEGGSSRTLSIQPRQVRQVWIEDRSAWRAVTAVKPVAVIFGHPCAVRQNCTCGALYNMLPAAGEQELKFLIPRGVAEEGKASVLLSEKNSSNIKDFKLDSPVIKVAGTATLYRPGLLLTLIPETDFAACYAVPDHPDTETFAIIVVHKDFKADVRFGSAPLSNAQWEELKGTDYVSARIDLQPNKNIIWHPSTTMAVYFGGTKDGGLFGNPAAVISKSPDIRGCAVVPEVIKIGEVADGWRESLKYCRDNNLMMVTLPDPGLRQQIYQRVAQRSSVKELWIGMRRSSFTGEWYWVDGQGVNNTDWGEREPGAADEGQCARMTVKNMDFDWEDEDCCKDIQPVCYDKPYILPLNQ